In Chitinophagaceae bacterium C216, the genomic stretch GCATCAAAAACTTACAGAAAACAAAGCATACCATCGCCGATTAGTCAAACGGCGAAGTAGCACGGTAGAACCCGTTTTGGGAACACTCATCAACCACCATAACATGCGACGCATTAACGCCCGAGGCATGGCACAAGCCAACAAACACGTGTTAATGGCCGCGCTGTGTTATAATCTGAAAAAATACTTAAAATTTAGCCGAAAACTGCCCCAAATAATGGCCAAAAGAATAGCAATTCCACAAGGAATGCTATTTGCTATAAAAAACGACATTTTAAGACCAATTTTTAGCCGCAATACGCCCTCCAATTTTTTAGATTTTTTTCTCTCACAACAAAAATACGGTCGCTTAAAACGACTGTAATGAAGTCAAATTTTTTCTTTATTGCATTTTTAAGGGAGTTGTGCAACAGTTACCTATGATAGGCAAAGTTGACTTTGCCTAATGAAAGTTCTTTTATTTGTGTGTCTACGATGCGGCTTTTTAGACGAAGCCTTGCGCGATAGGCAAAATTAGATACGACAGCTTTACAAAGAAAAGCGAGTATCGTGTGTCCGGCTTCCGCAAAGGCAATTTTGCCTATCAGTATATTTTATGCATACAACAACATGTAAAAACTTACTCCTTCGGGAGATTCAGCTGAATATACAGTTCTTCAAGCTGCTTATCATCAACTGCAGAAGGCGCATCCAGCATTACATCTCTACCACTATTATTTTTGGGGAAGGCAATAAAATCGCGAATACTTTCGCTGCCTCCTAGAATAGAGCAAAGACGGTCCAAACCAAAAGCTATACCACCATGTGGCGGAGCACCATACTCAAAAGCACCTAGAAGGAAGCCGAATTTATGCTGCTGCTCCTGTTCATCCATACCCAACGCTTCAAACATCCTCTGTTGCAGTTCCTTCTGATAAATACGAATGCTACCACCTCCAATTTCATTACCATTCAACACCATGTCGTAAGCATTGGCTTTGATATTGGCATAAGGATGCTTAAGATATTCGGCAGGATTTTCAATAACAGGGCTGTTATTAATCATCACTTCAATATCTGATGGTTTGGGCGAAGTGAACGGATGGTGACGCGCCACCCATCTATTGTCTTCTTCAGAATATTCAAATAATGGGAAATCTACCACCCATAATAATTTAAACTCATCACTTTTGCGCAGCCCCAATCTTTTACCCATTTCCAAACGTAGTTCGCTCATAGCTTTGCGCGTAAGCGCTTCCGTACCTGCCAGCACTAAGATAAGGTCTCCAGCTTTAGCACCAGCAGCATCGGCAATAGCTTTGAGCCTTTCTTCGCTATAAAATTTATCGACACTACTTTTATACGTACCGTCGGTATTACACTTAATGTACACAAGCCCTTTCATACCGATTTGCGGACGCTTCACCCACTCCGTGAGCTCGTCTAATTGCTTACGAGTGTACTCACTACAACCAGGAACTGCAATAGCCAATACGGTTTCTGCACTTTCAAACACCTGAAAATTCGCTCCCTCAATCAGATGTGCATTATCTTCCTTATCCGCAAAAACATGTTTGGGATATTTCAGGTTCAGCAGCTTCATACCAAAACGGGTATCGGGCTTATCGTTGCCATACTGCCACATAGCTTCTTGCCAGGGCATACGCTCTACGGGCTCTGTGTAATCAATACCCTTAACAGTTTTAAAAATATATTTTATTAAACCTTCGAAAATCTCCAATACATCCTCCTGATGCACAAAAGACATTTCACAGTCTATCTGTGTAAACTCAGGCTGCCTGTCTGCACGCAAATCTTCATCCCTAAAACATTTTACAATCTGATAATAGCGGTCGTACCCACTCACCATCAGCAATTGCTTGAATGTTTGGGGAGATTGCGGCAATGCATAAAATTCTCCTGGATTCATACGACTGGGTACCACAAAGTCACGAGCACCTTCCGGAGTAGATTTAATCAAGAACGGAGTTTCGATATCCATAAAGTTGTATTGATGCAAATATTCACGCGTAGCACGGTTTACTGCATATCGTAACTCCAGATTCTTCTTCACCGCATTTCGGCGTAAATCCAAAAAGCGATATTTCATACGCAGGTCGTCGCCTCCATCGGTATCATCTTGAATGGTAAAAGGAGGTGTGACGCTTTTATTCAGTATAGTAAAGCTATCTACCAGCACTTCAATATCGCCAGTAGGGATATTGGGGTTCTTATTACTACGCTCTCGTACCATACCGGTAGCTTGCAATACATACTCCCGCCCCAGTGGATTAGCATCCAGTTGCTCATTTAAAGATTCTGAAAACAGCAATTGGGTAATACCATAACGGTCGCGCAAATCCACAAAAGTGATACTACCGAATTTACGTACGGCCTGTACCCATCCGGACAGGGTAACACTTTTATTAACATCAGCAATTCTTAACTCGCCACAGGTATGTGTCCGAAACATTTCTTTAATGTATTAAGATTTTAACTATATAAACTTATTTTCAACCATTCTTCGTCCCAACAACAGCCTCATATCTTAGTGGGTCTGTTGTCATAAAAACCTTGTTTTTATGGGGTGCAAATATACCATGATTACTGCACTTACACCTTATAATACAAAGGCTTTTTAAGAAATAACACAAAATATATGCTTATTTATACTAATTCATTGCACCTATAAAGCCACAAGGGGGACGGTAACTGCAACAGTATAGCTAATTGACCTAAATTTGACACATAATCGTAATCATGAGGGTAAACAAAAAAGAGAGTAAGTTATTGAAGGAAGCCATTGAGGAATGGGAAAACAATGCCCTTATTGACAAAACTACAGCTCAAAAACTTAGGGACACCGTATCTCCTTACAGAAGCGAATTTGATACAATTGCATTTTATGCAGCTATAGCCGCCGTTTCATGCGCTATTCTGGCTTTTGGAGCATTAGTACTGGATGAGAAATGGATTGAACGTATTAGAAAATATTTCGCCTTTTCCGAATTTGCCATAGGTCTTGCATTTGCTCTATGCTCGGGCTTATTAATATGGATAGCTCGAAGGCGTAACCGAAAATATCCTTACGCTTCCTTAGCCAATGAAAGTTTTACCATTTTGATAGCGCTAACGCTGGGCGTATCTGTGACTTATTTTTCCAAAAGCCTTTCCATTAGTACAGACTATTATGGTATTGCTATATTCATCACAGCTGTGCTGTACGGTATTGTGGCATTTTATCTAAATACAAAACTTTTATGGTGCTGTGCTCTACTAGCTCTCATTAGTAGTTGGGGTGCTCAGACATATGCATGGTCGCAGGATACTTATAAAACTTATTTCTTAGGAATGAACTACCCACTGCGCATGACATTTCTAGGTGCGGCAATGGTAGGCTGTTCCTGGCTTTTACGGCAGCAACCCTATTTCAAAAAGTATTATTCCTTCACTTGGCATTTCAGCTGGATATTTTTGTTTACCTCAGCTTTATTTCTCTCCGTTTCAGGAAATCTAAGTTACGAGGTGTGGTCTGCTATCAGACAAGGGAAATTATTTATGTGGGCCATAGCCTATACCGTGCTACTCATAATAGTACTGGCATATGCTATCAGAAATAAAGAAGAAACATTAAGAGATATTACAATTATATTCTTCCTATTGAATATTTATACCCGCTATTTTGAATATTTTTGGAACAGGACTAACAAGGGGCTTTTCTTTGCATTGCTGGCAATATCATTTTGGTTAATCAGCAAGAAGGCTGAACAGTTACGCAAAAAACTGTCGTAGCTAAAACATCAACCCTAGTGCAATACCCCCGCCCAATACGGTATTATCTCCAAAACGCTGTGCATTAAAATTAATAGCAGGAGCAAAAGACACAAACTCGCTAATCTCGAATTTATATCCCGCTCCAAGTTTAATAAAGGGGCCTCCATTTAAATGGGGCTTATCCGCCTTATAATTTATTTTCAAAAGTGGAGCATAACCTACATTCAGCAAAAACATAACATCGTTTCTATAATTAAAGGGATAGTAACGAAAATCAGCAAAAACAGGCAATAGAGTTATATTATGATTTTTGCCAAAGTAGCCGCTAGCTATCGCAGAATCTGTGGTACTTGATCCTGCAAATGCTTTATATCTGGACGTTTGCAACCCTACACCTACCCCAATAGACAAATGATTGTTTACAAAGAAACCGTTAATGGTACTGACGCTATACCCAAAAGTTTTTACATAGGCGAGCCCATCTTCTAATGATGAAGAATCCAACGATTGCAAATACTGTATTTCTGCAAGGTTAGTAATATTGAAATATCCCTTTTCCTGTTTGGTACGGATTTGAGCAGAGGCTACATTTATACAGAAAAATACTATGCAACCTATAAGTAAATACCGGACAATACTCATCTCCTCTCTTTTTTAGATAAAACAATGCTTTACTAAAATTAGGAAAATTATCGGTGATTCGTGACTTTTAAGTTAAAATCAATGTAGCCCGATTTTTTCTTCTATCAGATAGGAATTTCTGCCGGGAGCATTACGGGAAATGAGTTCGCTTAAAAAACCAGCCAGAAAGAGCTGTACACCAATAATAATGGATGTGAGTGCTATATAAAAAGCAGGCCTGTTTGTAACGGTATAGTCTGCAAAGGAAATTTTTGAAATAATAAGAATAAGCGATGTGATGAATCCTACAAGAAAAAAGACCAATCCTATCAGCCCAAAAAAGTGCATAGGTCTTTTGGAGAACTTGCCCACAAAGGTGATGGACATTAGGTCTAGAAAACCATTTACAAAGCGGTCCCAACCAAACTTCGTCACGCCATACTTACGCTTACGATGTTCCACTACCTTCTCACCAATCCTTCTAAATCCGGCCCACTTAGCAATAACAGGTATGTAGCGATGCATTTCGCCGTAAACCTCTATGCTCTTCACCACTTTCTTTTTATATGCCTTAAGACCACAGTTAAAATCATGGAGCTTGATTTTTGAAACGCGGCGCGTAACGGCATTAAAAAACTTAGAAGGGATATTTTTAGTCAGTGTATTGTCATAGCGTTTTTTCTTCCACCCACTCACCAGATCATATCCATCCTCAACAATCATACGGCGCAATTCGGGGATTTCATCAGGACTATCTTGAAGGTCTGCATCCATCGTAATCACTACATCTCCTTCGGCTACTCTAAAAGCCTCGTTCAACGCTGCTGACTTGCCGTAATTACGTTGAAACTTGATACCTTTTATATTACTGTTTTGGGCACGCAGCTTCTGAATCACTTCCCACGAATCATCGGTACTACCGTCATCCACAAACAGTATTTCGTAAGAAAAATTGTTATCCCGCATGACGCGCTCGATCCACTCCGTTAATTCCGGTAGCGATTCTTCTTCATTCAATAACGGTATAACAATTGA encodes the following:
- the aspS gene encoding Aspartate--tRNA ligase; the protein is MFRTHTCGELRIADVNKSVTLSGWVQAVRKFGSITFVDLRDRYGITQLLFSESLNEQLDANPLGREYVLQATGMVRERSNKNPNIPTGDIEVLVDSFTILNKSVTPPFTIQDDTDGGDDLRMKYRFLDLRRNAVKKNLELRYAVNRATREYLHQYNFMDIETPFLIKSTPEGARDFVVPSRMNPGEFYALPQSPQTFKQLLMVSGYDRYYQIVKCFRDEDLRADRQPEFTQIDCEMSFVHQEDVLEIFEGLIKYIFKTVKGIDYTEPVERMPWQEAMWQYGNDKPDTRFGMKLLNLKYPKHVFADKEDNAHLIEGANFQVFESAETVLAIAVPGCSEYTRKQLDELTEWVKRPQIGMKGLVYIKCNTDGTYKSSVDKFYSEERLKAIADAAGAKAGDLILVLAGTEALTRKAMSELRLEMGKRLGLRKSDEFKLLWVVDFPLFEYSEEDNRWVARHHPFTSPKPSDIEVMINNSPVIENPAEYLKHPYANIKANAYDMVLNGNEIGGGSIRIYQKELQQRMFEALGMDEQEQQHKFGFLLGAFEYGAPPHGGIAFGLDRLCSILGGSESIRDFIAFPKNNSGRDVMLDAPSAVDDKQLEELYIQLNLPKE
- the rgtE gene encoding Dodecaprenyl-phosphate galacturonate synthase codes for the protein MDLSIVIPLLNEEESLPELTEWIERVMRDNNFSYEILFVDDGSTDDSWEVIQKLRAQNSNIKGIKFQRNYGKSAALNEAFRVAEGDVVITMDADLQDSPDEIPELRRMIVEDGYDLVSGWKKKRYDNTLTKNIPSKFFNAVTRRVSKIKLHDFNCGLKAYKKKVVKSIEVYGEMHRYIPVIAKWAGFRRIGEKVVEHRKRKYGVTKFGWDRFVNGFLDLMSITFVGKFSKRPMHFFGLIGLVFFLVGFITSLILIISKISFADYTVTNRPAFYIALTSIIIGVQLFLAGFLSELISRNAPGRNSYLIEEKIGLH